The proteins below are encoded in one region of Chitinophagales bacterium:
- a CDS encoding RNA pseudouridine synthase gives MEQIKQPYKIFTVQDLDVVFEDNHFLIVNKPNGLLVQPDKSGSQNMEDLAKQWIKHKYNKPGNVFIGVPHRLDRPVSGVLVLCKTSKALVRFNEMLRNREVQKTYWAVVESKPTVLENTLIHWLRKSPSGNYSKAYPSQVKDSSQCELAYKFLSSSQYYHLLEVYPKTGRHHQIRVQLASMGCSIKGDVKYGAKRENRDASIHLHARKIDFIHPISKEKIEVTASPNSNDKVWMAVQENIK, from the coding sequence GTGGAGCAAATAAAACAACCATATAAAATTTTTACTGTTCAAGATTTGGATGTAGTGTTTGAAGACAATCATTTTTTAATTGTAAACAAACCCAATGGTCTTTTGGTTCAACCCGATAAAAGCGGCAGCCAAAACATGGAAGACCTTGCCAAACAATGGATAAAGCACAAATACAATAAACCCGGCAATGTTTTTATTGGCGTACCACATAGATTAGACCGCCCCGTAAGTGGTGTGTTGGTACTTTGTAAAACATCAAAAGCACTGGTACGCTTTAACGAAATGCTCCGCAACCGCGAAGTACAAAAAACCTATTGGGCAGTAGTAGAAAGCAAACCAACTGTATTAGAAAATACACTGATACATTGGCTGCGAAAAAGCCCCAGCGGTAATTATTCCAAAGCATATCCCTCGCAAGTTAAAGATAGTTCACAATGCGAACTTGCATACAAATTCCTCAGCAGCAGCCAATACTATCATTTACTCGAAGTATATCCCAAAACCGGCAGACACCACCAAATTAGGGTACAACTTGCAAGTATGGGATGCAGCATAAAAGGCGATGTAAAATACGGAGCTAAACGCGAAAACAGAGATGCATCCATTCATCTTCATGCCAGAAAAATTGACTTTATACATCCCATCAGTAAAGAAAAAATTGAAGTAACGGCTTCTCCAAACTCAAACGACAAAGTATGGATGGCAGTTCAAGAAAACATTAAATAA
- the deoC gene encoding deoxyribose-phosphate aldolase: MNLAPFIDHTLLKADASESEIEQLCNEAKEYGFAAVCVPPYFVRKCKLWLKETNVKIATVVGFPMGYAHTPAKVEEARRAIDEGAHEIDMVINIIALKANDINYLKNELTSAATIVQLRGGKLKIILETGLLTREEILTACKLCTELNIDFVKTSTGFIEKGATVEDVQFLRANLPKAIKIKASGGIKTKEAAEALIKAGADRIGTSRGVALVQ; encoded by the coding sequence TTGAATCTCGCACCATTTATAGACCATACCTTGCTCAAAGCCGATGCCTCGGAATCCGAAATAGAGCAACTGTGTAACGAAGCCAAAGAATATGGTTTTGCAGCCGTTTGTGTACCACCATATTTTGTACGCAAATGTAAACTGTGGTTAAAAGAAACCAACGTAAAAATTGCTACCGTAGTAGGTTTTCCGATGGGCTACGCCCACACACCCGCCAAAGTAGAAGAAGCACGCAGAGCCATAGATGAAGGCGCACACGAAATAGATATGGTCATCAATATCATTGCCTTAAAAGCAAACGATATCAACTACTTAAAAAACGAACTTACCAGTGCTGCCACCATCGTACAACTTCGAGGCGGCAAACTCAAAATAATATTAGAAACCGGCTTGCTTACACGCGAAGAAATTCTTACGGCCTGCAAGCTCTGCACCGAATTAAACATCGACTTCGTAAAAACATCTACAGGCTTTATTGAAAAAGGAGCCACCGTTGAAGATGTACAATTTTTACGCGCCAACCTGCCAAAAGCAATAAAAATAAAGGCCAGTGGCGGTATAAAAACAAAAGAAGCTGCCGAAGCACTTATAAAAGCAGGTGCCGATAGAATTGGCACTTCGCGCGGAGTAGCACTCGTTCAATAA
- a CDS encoding SPOR domain-containing protein, which yields MKPINYILLYALLATTTAWSQEGVIQSPEISNLVESYRNYQKIMEFEDGFRIQISYTNNRDEAYKAKAQLYKEFETIPSYVEYEQPNYKLRIGDFKTKLQATALLQDVIKIYPGAFIVKDRIKKR from the coding sequence ATGAAACCGATAAACTATATCCTTTTATACGCCCTACTTGCCACCACCACCGCGTGGTCGCAAGAAGGCGTAATACAATCTCCCGAAATATCAAACCTGGTTGAAAGCTACCGCAACTACCAAAAAATTATGGAGTTTGAAGACGGGTTTCGCATCCAAATCAGCTATACCAACAATCGCGATGAAGCCTATAAAGCCAAAGCCCAGCTATACAAAGAATTTGAAACCATACCTTCGTATGTAGAATATGAGCAACCCAACTACAAACTTCGTATTGGCGATTTTAAAACCAAACTGCAAGCCACCGCACTTTTACAAGATGTAATAAAAATTTATCCCGGTGCATTTATCGTAAAAGATAGAATTAAAAAAAGATAA
- a CDS encoding amidohydrolase, whose protein sequence is MKTKITELTNRYFNEIIAWRRHLHAHPELSNHEVETAKFVTQKLQSFGLTVQTQIAGNGVVALLQGDLPHSRCIALRADMDALPITEANQVTYASKYPGIMHACGHDVHTANLLGTAKILSELKPFVEGTIKFIFQPSEEKIPSGAQAMIAAGALKNPTPDAILGLHVSPEIEVGKIGFHAGKFMASSDEIYITVTGKGGHAAQLQQTINPLFVAAEILLALKQFSDATLPVVLNFGKIEGKGATNVIPDTVEIAGTLRCFDEQLRFQLHEKIKTTTTHIAAQSNAIGAVQILEGYPVLVNNETLTAHSQQSIAQIIGAENCINVPQRMGSEDFAYYSHQIPACFLRLGVGNAAQGITAPIHTPNFNIDETAFKTSVAAMVHWALHVEV, encoded by the coding sequence GTGAAAACTAAAATCACCGAACTTACCAATCGGTATTTTAATGAAATTATCGCTTGGCGCAGACATTTGCACGCCCACCCCGAACTTTCTAATCACGAAGTTGAAACCGCAAAATTTGTAACCCAAAAGCTACAAAGTTTTGGACTAACGGTACAAACACAAATTGCAGGAAACGGAGTAGTAGCCTTACTACAAGGCGATTTACCACATAGCAGGTGTATAGCACTTAGAGCCGATATGGATGCGCTGCCCATTACCGAAGCCAACCAAGTAACCTACGCCTCTAAATATCCGGGCATTATGCACGCCTGCGGGCACGATGTGCATACCGCTAATTTACTGGGAACAGCAAAAATTTTAAGCGAATTAAAACCTTTTGTTGAAGGAACTATCAAGTTTATTTTCCAACCCAGCGAAGAAAAAATTCCGAGCGGAGCACAAGCCATGATTGCCGCAGGCGCGCTCAAAAATCCTACACCCGATGCTATTTTAGGACTACATGTTTCGCCCGAAATTGAAGTTGGCAAAATTGGCTTCCATGCAGGAAAATTCATGGCTTCCAGCGATGAAATTTATATAACCGTAACCGGAAAAGGCGGCCATGCCGCACAATTACAACAAACTATAAATCCACTTTTTGTTGCCGCAGAAATACTCTTGGCGCTAAAACAATTTTCGGATGCCACGCTACCTGTTGTGCTCAATTTTGGAAAAATTGAAGGAAAGGGAGCTACCAATGTAATACCCGATACTGTTGAAATTGCCGGTACACTCCGATGCTTCGATGAACAACTGCGTTTTCAACTCCATGAAAAAATAAAAACAACCACAACTCACATTGCAGCCCAAAGCAATGCAATTGGCGCAGTACAAATTTTAGAAGGTTATCCCGTATTAGTAAACAACGAAACTCTTACCGCCCATTCACAGCAATCTATAGCTCAAATTATTGGAGCAGAAAACTGTATAAATGTACCACAGCGCATGGGCTCCGAAGACTTTGCATACTACTCGCACCAAATTCCGGCTTGCTTCCTCCGCTTGGGAGTAGGAAATGCAGCCCAAGGAATTACAGCCCCCATACACACTCCCAACTTTAATATAGATGAAACAGCTTTTAAAACCTCGGTAGCAGCCATGGTGCATTGGGCACTTCATGTCGAAGTATAG
- a CDS encoding gliding motility-associated C-terminal domain-containing protein gives MKKSVLAIILLYAFKLFTQECGIIYVSPTGAGSGLAGTRANPANLVYGLSLVSAQNSRLWLATGTYNLAQPLQLVSNITIEGGFDAASWVKSNATPSILAKDATNVLPLPANALVGIAGLNISNFRLQDITIQVAAAVTAQTSVYGIYLSGCSNYNIVRCVVTTGAAGAGMNGTTGNAGVAGGAGGNGVAGNTNELFSAGGVGGIGSGGNNGGAGGMNGRWNGSSPPGSAGLPSGCGGAGGSSGLGPKCSFPYSCSSCGGVTAGQSGSVGQSGSAGANGAVGPQGSMVGGYFVPGGAGTNGSNGSNGCGGGGGGGGGGRQQQGSDYVGGAGGGGGGGGGGGTGGSGGTGGGSSFCIFLFNNGANGVVRDCALNVGAGGAGGTGGAGGVGGAGGAGGQGGAAGNPCSVSVGGNGGAGGSGGAGGNGGSGATGLSIALSENGGTAVSQQNIVAVPGNPPIISVENRGCINAEVTFSSAAAGNWNFGNAAFPATASGSGPHKVIYNTLGRKTIQFSGVDFTEFVDIFNNSLQLPSITAKSSTHFTGCPDSFSTSLVGSLYEWDFGQNSLPQTVQSSSAATAGSVFLIPGQRVIKVWVTTDCCGRVYDSLVLNVQQSSLNINLQASDDTVCAGENVTFTAAPATYVNYRFFLNGVEVQNSANPIYSNANLQNGDSVYVIAFDGSCFTNVSIPIVMTVHAIPSVSLVSSDADSSICAGESVVFTANPSGLDQYIFSNNGSAVQTSGASTYTTSALVLPNSISVVAVQNGCSSAVSSSIATTVNPIPVATLVSSDTNDTICVGDNIVFTANPAGMANYEFFVNGISVQSSGVNNISSSILPDGATVYVIATNNGCVSNSSDTIVTTVIPIPAVTLSVSDTAVCAGEPVVFTAAPSGYLQYDFRDGSNVLQQTSFNTYATSLLQPGNSVTVTPTHYGCVGSASNAVSVTIFPSPTVDAGSNFSVCADTSDITLSGFSPSGALWSGVGITNASGVFSAAVSGVGVFNLALEYTANGCTGRDTIQATINSLPNAFAGSDVSICAGGLTQLTASGGVVYAWEPAAFVATPTSANTDAMPASTTVFSVRVTDANQCVASDSVVVTVEPNPAVSFSVQVNCATQPIAVTNTSVPDSATFDWNFGNGATMVGFDPVYSYPQAGNYTVTLTAVLGNCSATAVQNVNIAPFPVADFSAAPLLVVQDEDVVMFENLSADANSFVWNFGDGGTSTEINPSYLYKDTGTFSVMLMASSQQGCIDTLERTMYVKVIEKSFFFIPNLFSPNGDGNNDLFKVIAQGVARFDLRIFNRWGEQVFQSYDVNQAWDGYYRGELCFPGTYTYVLKVMMRNGDNQKRKGSLFLLR, from the coding sequence ATGAAAAAAAGTGTACTTGCTATTATTCTTTTATATGCGTTTAAGTTATTTACTCAGGAGTGCGGTATTATCTATGTATCGCCCACAGGTGCGGGAAGTGGTTTGGCAGGTACGCGTGCCAATCCCGCCAATTTGGTATATGGCTTATCATTAGTAAGTGCTCAAAATAGTAGATTATGGTTGGCTACAGGCACCTATAATTTAGCACAACCGTTGCAACTTGTGAGCAATATAACCATTGAAGGCGGGTTTGATGCTGCTTCATGGGTAAAGAGTAACGCTACTCCGAGTATTTTGGCAAAAGATGCTACCAATGTGCTTCCGCTCCCTGCCAATGCATTGGTGGGAATAGCAGGTTTAAATATTTCAAATTTCAGATTGCAAGATATAACCATACAAGTAGCTGCGGCAGTTACGGCACAAACTTCGGTGTATGGAATTTATCTAAGTGGCTGTAGCAATTATAATATTGTGAGGTGCGTGGTTACTACCGGAGCTGCAGGAGCCGGCATGAATGGAACAACAGGAAATGCCGGAGTAGCAGGAGGTGCGGGAGGTAACGGTGTTGCCGGAAATACCAATGAGTTGTTTTCGGCAGGAGGCGTAGGTGGTATTGGTAGTGGCGGAAATAATGGAGGTGCAGGCGGTATGAATGGTCGGTGGAATGGCAGTTCTCCTCCGGGAAGCGCTGGTTTACCATCGGGTTGTGGAGGTGCTGGCGGCAGTTCCGGTCTAGGACCTAAATGCTCTTTCCCATATTCATGTAGTTCTTGTGGTGGTGTTACTGCCGGACAAAGCGGTAGTGTAGGGCAAAGTGGTAGTGCGGGGGCTAATGGCGCTGTCGGCCCGCAAGGTTCTATGGTTGGCGGCTATTTTGTTCCGGGAGGAGCAGGAACCAATGGTAGCAATGGTAGCAATGGATGTGGCGGTGGTGGCGGTGGCGGTGGTGGCGGAAGGCAGCAGCAAGGTAGTGATTATGTGGGAGGTGCAGGCGGAGGTGGTGGAGGTGGTGGAGGTGGTGGCACAGGCGGCAGTGGAGGAACCGGAGGCGGCAGTTCTTTTTGTATTTTCTTGTTTAATAATGGAGCAAACGGAGTTGTAAGAGATTGTGCATTAAATGTAGGTGCAGGTGGTGCAGGTGGCACGGGAGGCGCAGGTGGAGTAGGAGGTGCAGGTGGAGCTGGCGGGCAAGGTGGGGCTGCGGGCAATCCATGTTCTGTATCGGTTGGTGGCAATGGCGGGGCAGGTGGTAGTGGCGGGGCAGGTGGCAATGGTGGCAGTGGTGCTACTGGTTTAAGTATAGCTTTAAGCGAAAATGGAGGTACAGCTGTTTCGCAGCAAAATATAGTAGCAGTACCAGGCAACCCTCCCATAATTTCGGTTGAAAACAGGGGATGTATAAATGCAGAAGTTACCTTTTCTTCAGCTGCGGCAGGAAACTGGAATTTTGGCAACGCTGCGTTTCCGGCTACTGCCAGCGGTAGTGGACCGCACAAAGTTATATACAATACATTGGGGCGAAAAACAATTCAGTTTAGCGGTGTAGATTTTACTGAGTTTGTAGATATTTTCAATAATAGCTTACAGCTTCCTTCTATAACAGCAAAAAGCAGTACGCATTTTACCGGATGCCCCGATTCTTTTTCAACTTCATTAGTGGGAAGTTTATATGAATGGGATTTTGGGCAAAATAGCTTGCCGCAAACGGTACAAAGTTCATCAGCCGCTACTGCGGGAAGTGTATTTTTAATACCGGGGCAGCGAGTAATAAAAGTATGGGTTACAACCGATTGCTGCGGGCGTGTGTACGATTCGCTGGTGCTAAATGTGCAGCAAAGTAGTTTAAATATAAACTTGCAAGCAAGTGATGATACGGTTTGTGCAGGTGAGAACGTAACATTTACAGCTGCTCCGGCTACTTATGTAAATTATCGCTTTTTTCTGAATGGAGTGGAGGTGCAAAATAGCGCTAATCCAATCTACAGTAATGCTAATTTGCAAAATGGAGATAGTGTATATGTAATTGCGTTTGATGGAAGCTGCTTTACCAATGTGTCTATTCCTATTGTAATGACTGTTCATGCCATTCCATCTGTTTCGTTGGTGAGTAGCGATGCCGATAGTAGTATTTGTGCGGGAGAGAGTGTAGTGTTTACTGCTAATCCAAGTGGGTTAGATCAGTATATTTTTAGTAATAATGGCTCTGCTGTGCAAACTTCGGGTGCTAGTACTTATACTACATCGGCATTGGTTTTGCCCAATAGTATTTCGGTGGTGGCTGTACAGAATGGTTGTAGCAGTGCGGTTAGCAGTTCAATTGCTACAACAGTAAATCCAATTCCGGTGGCTACATTGGTAAGCAGCGATACAAACGATACAATTTGCGTAGGCGATAATATCGTGTTTACAGCCAACCCTGCGGGTATGGCCAATTATGAGTTTTTTGTAAATGGAATTTCGGTGCAGAGTAGCGGAGTAAATAACATTTCGTCTTCGATATTGCCCGATGGTGCTACAGTTTATGTAATAGCAACTAATAATGGATGTGTAAGCAATAGCAGCGATACCATAGTTACTACGGTTATTCCTATTCCGGCTGTTACGCTTTCGGTAAGCGATACAGCAGTTTGTGCAGGAGAGCCGGTGGTGTTTACTGCTGCTCCTTCGGGTTACTTGCAATACGATTTTAGAGATGGCAGTAATGTATTGCAGCAAACTTCATTCAATACGTATGCTACTTCTTTATTGCAGCCGGGCAATAGCGTAACGGTTACACCTACTCATTATGGTTGTGTAGGCAGTGCAAGCAATGCAGTTAGTGTTACCATTTTTCCATCGCCAACGGTAGATGCGGGAAGTAACTTTAGTGTATGTGCAGATACTTCAGATATTACATTGAGTGGCTTTTCGCCCAGTGGTGCATTGTGGAGTGGTGTGGGTATAACTAATGCTTCGGGTGTGTTTAGTGCTGCTGTATCGGGTGTGGGTGTGTTTAATTTGGCGCTTGAATATACCGCAAACGGATGTACCGGCAGAGATACCATACAGGCAACAATAAACAGTTTACCTAATGCTTTTGCGGGAAGTGATGTTAGTATATGCGCTGGAGGGCTTACGCAACTTACTGCTTCGGGAGGTGTGGTATATGCTTGGGAGCCTGCTGCTTTTGTTGCTACTCCAACTTCTGCCAATACCGATGCTATGCCAGCGAGTACTACTGTTTTTTCGGTAAGGGTAACAGATGCTAACCAATGTGTTGCCAGCGATAGTGTGGTGGTTACAGTGGAGCCTAATCCTGCTGTTAGTTTTTCGGTTCAGGTCAATTGTGCTACACAGCCTATTGCTGTTACCAATACTTCGGTGCCGGATAGTGCAACTTTTGATTGGAATTTTGGGAATGGCGCTACCATGGTGGGTTTTGATCCTGTATATAGTTATCCGCAGGCAGGCAATTATACCGTTACATTAACGGCTGTATTGGGAAATTGCTCCGCAACAGCAGTACAAAATGTAAACATTGCTCCTTTTCCTGTGGCAGATTTTTCTGCAGCTCCATTATTAGTAGTGCAAGATGAAGATGTGGTGATGTTTGAAAATTTATCTGCCGATGCCAATAGTTTTGTTTGGAATTTTGGTGATGGAGGTACTTCAACCGAAATAAATCCTTCGTATTTGTATAAAGATACAGGTACTTTTTCGGTAATGTTGATGGCATCTTCGCAGCAAGGTTGTATAGATACGCTTGAGCGAACCATGTATGTAAAGGTGATAGAAAAGAGCTTCTTTTTTATTCCTAATTTATTTTCTCCCAATGGCGATGGCAACAACGATTTATTTAAGGTGATTGCACAAGGTGTTGCTCGCTTCGATCTTAGAATTTTTAATCGCTGGGGCGAGCAAGTTTTTCAATCGTATGATGTAAATCAAGCGTGGGATGGCTATTACCGTGGTGAGCTTTGTTTTCCGGGAACTTATACTTATGTATTGAAAGTAATGATGCGAAATGGTGATAATCAAAAAAGAAAGGGAAGTTTGTTTTTACTGAGATAA
- the infA gene encoding translation initiation factor IF-1 translates to MAKQDLIVQDGIIIEALSNAMFRVKLENGHELIAHISGKMRMNYIKILPGDKVQLEMSPYDLNKGRITFRYK, encoded by the coding sequence ATGGCAAAACAAGATTTGATAGTTCAAGACGGTATTATTATAGAAGCACTTAGCAATGCTATGTTTCGAGTAAAGTTGGAGAACGGACATGAATTGATTGCCCATATTTCGGGAAAAATGAGAATGAATTACATTAAAATTCTTCCAGGAGATAAAGTGCAGTTAGAAATGAGTCCATACGACTTAAATAAAGGTAGAATAACATTCCGCTATAAATAG
- the rpmJ gene encoding 50S ribosomal protein L36: MKVRASVKKRSADCKIVRRKGVLYIINKKNPKFKQRQG; encoded by the coding sequence ATGAAAGTTAGAGCATCAGTTAAAAAGCGCAGTGCCGATTGCAAGATTGTAAGACGCAAGGGCGTATTGTACATCATCAACAAGAAGAATCCAAAATTTAAACAACGTCAAGGATAA
- the rpsM gene encoding 30S ribosomal protein S13, translated as MARISGIDLPKNKRGEIALTYVYGIGYTTAKKILTFAKVEPNTKVKDWTDEQINGILTYIADHLKVEGELRGEVQSNIKRLQDIGSYRGIRHRKGLPLRGQSTKNNSRTRKGKRKTVANKKKVTK; from the coding sequence ATGGCTCGTATATCAGGTATTGACCTTCCTAAAAACAAACGTGGCGAAATTGCCCTAACTTATGTTTACGGCATTGGCTACACTACAGCAAAAAAGATTCTGACATTTGCAAAAGTTGAACCCAATACTAAAGTAAAGGATTGGACAGACGAACAAATTAACGGTATCCTTACCTACATTGCCGACCACTTAAAAGTGGAAGGTGAGTTGCGTGGTGAAGTACAATCTAACATCAAGCGTTTGCAAGATATTGGAAGCTACCGTGGAATTCGCCACAGAAAAGGCTTACCGCTTCGTGGACAAAGCACCAAAAACAACTCACGTACCAGAAAAGGTAAACGTAAAACAGTTGCTAACAAGAAGAAAGTAACCAAATAA
- the rpsK gene encoding 30S ribosomal protein S11, with amino-acid sequence MAKQQSAAALAKAKAKKRVVKVDAEGKVFINATFNNIIITFANLNGQAISWSSAGKVGFRGSKKNTPYAAQLAAQDAAKVAFEAGLRKVEVFVKGPGAGRESAIRSIYSSGIEVTIINDITPIPHNGCRPPKQRRV; translated from the coding sequence ATGGCTAAACAACAATCTGCGGCTGCATTAGCAAAAGCAAAAGCTAAGAAAAGAGTAGTAAAAGTGGATGCTGAAGGAAAAGTATTCATCAACGCCACTTTCAATAATATCATCATCACTTTTGCCAACTTAAATGGTCAGGCAATTAGTTGGAGTAGTGCCGGAAAAGTAGGTTTCCGCGGCTCTAAGAAAAATACACCTTACGCTGCTCAGTTGGCAGCTCAAGATGCTGCAAAAGTAGCTTTTGAAGCCGGCTTACGTAAAGTAGAAGTATTCGTAAAAGGACCGGGTGCAGGACGCGAAAGCGCTATCCGCTCTATTTATTCTAGCGGAATTGAAGTTACTATCATCAATGATATTACTCCTATTCCTCACAACGGATGCCGCCCTCCAAAACAAAGAAGAGTGTAA
- a CDS encoding GNAT family N-acetyltransferase: protein MKSNIETERLYLRPFSLLDTSNYFNFISQKDVYAWLGRRTPKSKEQADAILAYFIEAFNTNEYGVYAVFTKDGDNFIGQAGFNFFNELDNIEYLYALHPAYWNKGYATEIGKVLIQEFTIAFPHKPLVAIAYSDNHRSKHVLQKLNFKQKGQKEVFNNIADYFELEQQPKRAAGL from the coding sequence ATGAAAAGTAACATAGAAACAGAACGGCTTTACTTAAGACCATTTAGCTTGTTAGACACCTCCAACTATTTCAATTTTATTTCTCAAAAAGATGTGTATGCTTGGCTCGGCAGGCGCACGCCTAAAAGCAAGGAACAAGCAGATGCTATCTTAGCCTATTTTATTGAAGCATTTAATACAAATGAATATGGTGTATATGCTGTTTTTACTAAAGATGGAGATAACTTTATTGGGCAAGCGGGTTTTAACTTCTTTAATGAGTTAGATAATATAGAATATCTCTACGCACTACATCCGGCTTACTGGAACAAAGGCTATGCCACCGAAATAGGAAAAGTTTTAATACAAGAGTTTACAATAGCCTTCCCACACAAGCCACTCGTAGCAATTGCCTATTCTGATAATCACCGTTCTAAGCATGTATTGCAAAAACTCAACTTTAAACAGAAAGGACAAAAAGAAGTATTTAACAATATAGCCGACTATTTTGAATTGGAACAACAACCCAAACGTGCTGCGGGTTTATGA
- a CDS encoding protein-export chaperone SecB, whose product MEVKEQIKLTFHGVDIFSVQFASESPLDRNKNIDLNIVPKVFYPSDSPSEFKIIFETIVKADGFFNLSLQAVGHFSLEKDVDEKVKKSFVNANAPAIMFPYVRSFITTLTSNLGTATGPIVLPPHFFTGQLEEVVTEDNSAK is encoded by the coding sequence ATGGAAGTAAAAGAACAAATAAAACTTACCTTTCACGGAGTTGACATTTTTAGCGTTCAGTTCGCTTCTGAAAGTCCCTTAGATAGAAACAAGAACATAGACTTAAACATTGTTCCAAAAGTATTCTATCCGAGTGATTCTCCTTCGGAGTTCAAAATTATTTTTGAAACTATAGTTAAGGCGGATGGATTCTTCAATTTGTCATTGCAGGCTGTTGGGCACTTTTCTCTTGAAAAGGACGTTGACGAAAAAGTCAAAAAAAGTTTCGTTAATGCTAATGCACCAGCAATTATGTTCCCTTATGTTCGCTCGTTCATTACAACCCTTACAAGTAATTTAGGGACTGCAACTGGTCCAATTGTCCTACCACCGCATTTCTTTACAGGTCAGTTAGAAGAGGTTGTTACTGAGGACAACTCAGCCAAGTAA
- a CDS encoding alkaline phosphatase D family protein has product MKVRFSILFVCLLIVFFVEAQYKFLPDNIYADSKHEPFVHGVASGDPLLDRVILWTRFSPSDTAQPTYNIHWQIAKDAAFTDVVNSGTAWAVANHDFTVKVDADLLQPATRYFYRFEYNGKYSAVGIAQTLPNEQVQHLKFAIASCASIWSGYFNAYRRIAERPDIDFVIHLGDYAYDYADKDELVRMPIPLPKDVSSLSEWRERHRYYLLDPDLRAAKQQKTWIVIWDNHDTDCEKPGTTQDAMQAFYEYLPIRMPDTTHPERLYRSFRFGSLAQLNMIDMHLFRGKESYAPGQKSVLGLHQDAWLKHELVASSSIWNLIGNQEMMGSWMSEGLPKFLNVPGNGKVFDPSNWDGLPQDRERLFAFLSENKVKNVVVLTGDAHMSFAIDLTPYPKNRKLYKRKTGEGAVGVEFLPTSISRGNMNEHGIPMEFIPMFQSISRNLNPHHRFCQFTKHGYGTLDVTPERCVAEFWYSPILSYQTTEEFGRGLTVLNGKNHWERKVNKRRKKSTYPKP; this is encoded by the coding sequence ATGAAGGTTCGTTTTTCAATTCTTTTTGTGTGTTTATTGATAGTGTTTTTTGTAGAGGCACAGTATAAATTTCTTCCCGATAATATTTATGCCGATAGTAAACATGAACCATTTGTACATGGTGTGGCATCGGGCGACCCGCTATTGGACAGGGTTATTTTATGGACGCGTTTTTCGCCTAGCGATACTGCACAGCCAACTTACAATATACATTGGCAAATAGCTAAAGACGCTGCCTTTACCGATGTGGTAAACAGTGGCACTGCATGGGCAGTTGCCAACCATGATTTTACAGTAAAGGTAGATGCCGATTTATTGCAACCTGCTACCCGATATTTTTACAGGTTTGAGTATAATGGTAAATATTCTGCGGTGGGTATTGCACAAACATTGCCCAACGAGCAAGTGCAGCACCTTAAATTTGCTATAGCATCGTGCGCCAGTATTTGGAGTGGTTATTTTAATGCATATAGAAGAATTGCTGAGCGCCCCGATATAGATTTTGTAATTCACCTTGGAGACTATGCGTATGATTATGCCGATAAAGATGAATTGGTGCGCATGCCGATTCCTTTACCTAAAGATGTTTCAAGTTTAAGTGAATGGCGCGAGCGACACCGTTACTATTTGCTCGATCCCGATTTGCGTGCCGCTAAGCAGCAAAAAACTTGGATAGTAATTTGGGATAACCACGATACCGATTGCGAAAAACCGGGAACCACACAAGATGCCATGCAGGCATTTTATGAATACTTGCCCATTCGTATGCCCGATACTACCCACCCCGAAAGGCTTTATCGCTCGTTTAGGTTTGGCAGTTTGGCTCAGTTGAATATGATAGACATGCACCTTTTTAGAGGAAAAGAAAGCTATGCTCCCGGGCAAAAAAGTGTGTTGGGATTACATCAAGATGCTTGGTTGAAGCATGAATTGGTAGCTTCAAGTTCAATTTGGAACCTTATTGGAAATCAAGAAATGATGGGTAGCTGGATGAGCGAAGGCTTGCCCAAATTTTTAAATGTGCCGGGCAATGGCAAAGTATTCGACCCGAGTAATTGGGATGGATTGCCACAAGACAGAGAGCGCCTTTTTGCTTTCCTTTCAGAAAACAAAGTTAAGAATGTGGTGGTGCTTACGGGCGATGCACACATGAGTTTTGCGATAGATTTAACGCCATATCCTAAAAACAGAAAACTCTATAAAAGAAAAACAGGCGAGGGAGCTGTGGGCGTAGAGTTTTTGCCTACCAGTATTTCGCGCGGCAATATGAATGAACACGGTATTCCAATGGAGTTTATTCCCATGTTTCAAAGTATTAGCCGCAACTTGAATCCGCACCATCGTTTTTGTCAATTTACCAAACATGGTTATGGCACTCTGGATGTTACGCCTGAGCGCTGTGTGGCAGAATTTTGGTATTCACCCATTCTTTCGTATCAAACCACCGAAGAGTTTGGTCGCGGCCTTACGGTACTAAACGGTAAAAACCATTGGGAACGGAAGGTGAATAAAAGACGTAAGAAGTCCACTTATCCCAAGCCTTAG